One region of Anser cygnoides isolate HZ-2024a breed goose chromosome 22, Taihu_goose_T2T_genome, whole genome shotgun sequence genomic DNA includes:
- the LOC136786761 gene encoding feather keratin Cos1-2-like — protein sequence MPLDMGQLRSTIKASPSPCSLIHFSGLLLVKTQQVHLLPPDMSCYDKCQPCQPCQPCGPTPLASSCNEPCVRQCQNSTIVIQPSPVVVTLPGPILSSFPQNTAVGSSTSAAVGSILSCDGVPINSGCCDLSCITSRYCGSRCRPC from the exons ATGCCTCTGGACATGGGGCAGCTAAGGTCCACTATAAAAGCCAGCCCATCTCCATGCTCTCTCATCCACTTCTCTGGCCTTCTTCTCGTGAAGACTCAGCAG GTGCACCTTCTGCCcccagacatgtcctgctaTGACAAGTGCCAGCCGTGCCAGCCGTGCCAGCCCTGCGGCCCGACCCcgctggccagcagctgcaacgagccctgcgTCAGGCAGTGCCAGAACTCCACTATCGTCATCCAGCCCTCCCCtgtggtggtgaccctgcccggccccatcctcagctccttcccgcagaacACTGCTGTGGGATCCTCTACCTCTGCTGCCgttggcagcatcctcagctgtgATGGAGTCCCCATCAACTCTGGATGCTGTGACCTCTCCTGTATTACCAGCCGCTACTGTGGCAGCAGGTGCCGCCCCTGCTAA